A region of Dioscorea cayenensis subsp. rotundata cultivar TDr96_F1 chromosome 5, TDr96_F1_v2_PseudoChromosome.rev07_lg8_w22 25.fasta, whole genome shotgun sequence DNA encodes the following proteins:
- the LOC120261216 gene encoding phosphoinositide phosphatase SAC2-like isoform X1 produces the protein MAAGGGPDARIAGAGVEGFYLDKFKLYQTQSKFYIFGREKSKLLWKVLKIDRLEPFELNIHEDLTTYSESQCRDLLQRLHEGNRSTGGLVFVTGFYGIIGFVKFLGPYYMLLITERRKLGSICGHEVYAVAKSEMIPLSNYTVWSNMVNSKVENRYKKLLGTVDLTKDFFFSYSYNIMHSLQRNVCDYQTGPALYETMFVWNEFLTRRIRNHLKNTLWTVALVFGFFHQAVLSASGKDCELTLIARRSRHFAGTRYLKRGVNEKGRVANDVETEQVVSEYTPKEFPARISSVVQNRGSIPLFWSQEASWRNFKPDIILLKKDQNYEATRLHFENLVNRYGNPIVISNLIKTCERKPREAKLRVEFAEAINQINNDLPEADRLRFLHWDIQKYCRKRGTKVLELLGEVAVHALNLTGFFYCQLTPTLSFHGGTMCPIFGKDDAGDFSCNSEDDSSRESRGNPSTSGYRSPEDDVGIAESESPTDKTEDGGCFVEPLMLQKGVLRTNCIDCLDRTNVAQYAYGLVALGYQLQALGILDTPKIDLKDPLAESLMMLYEQMGDTLALQYGGSAAHNKIFSERRGQWKAATQSQELFRIFQRYFTNTYMDTEKQDAINLFLGHFQPQLGKPELWELDSDQHYNVGRHDHDFIDERARLNIKRSLSDGSMICENEIPISMHQTGETETFADTAPKLSNCDDSLSFSRNDPMIPVRQFFAENMCGAYLNKQGSDVSDCSNFLNFEWLSSTGNSREDLFERTSLGDDIEQIPEAEDEPHTNGEEAEGAQISCDVSNHSTDVVNIFSESFVQWVAEGDNCFTLI, from the exons ATGGCGGCAGGCGGCGGTCCGGACGCTCGGATCGCCGGTGCCGGTGTTGAAGGGTTTTATCTTGATAAGTTTAAGCTCTATCAGACCCAATCG AAGTTTTACATATTTGGAAGAGAAAAGAGTAAATTACTTTGGAAAGTGCTAAAGATTGATAGGCTGGAACCTTTCGAATTGAACATTCATGAAGACCTCACCACATACTCGGAAAGTCAATGCCGTGATTTGCTGCAGCGATTACATGAAGGGAACAGGTCAACTGGGGGTCTAGTGTTTGTCACCGGTTTTTATGGAATCATCG GGTTTGTCAAGTTTCTTGGGCCTTATTATATGTTACTTATTACTGAAAGAAGGAAACTTGGTAGTATATGTGGCCATGAAGTATACGCCGTTGCAAAGAGCGAAATGATTCCGCTGTCCAACTATACTGTGTGGTCCAATATGGTTAATTCTAAAGTCGAGAACAG ATACAAGAAGCTCCTAGGCACAGTGGACCTTACAAAGGACTTCTTTTTCAGCTATTCATACAATATTATGCATAGCCTGCAGAGAAATGTATGTGATTATCAGACAGGACCAGCCCTTTATGAGACCATGTTTGTCTGGAATGAGTTCTTGACTCGCAGAATTCGAAATCATCTCAAGAATACTCTGTGGACCGTAGCACTAGTTTTTGGATTTTTCCACCAG GCTGTACTTTCAGCATCTGGGAAGGACTGTGAGCTGACACTCATTGCCAGGCGATCGCGCCATTTTGCTGGCACCAG GTACTTAAAGCGTGGTGTTAATGAAAAGGGTAGAGTAGCCAATGATGTCGAGACTGAGCAAGTCGTGTCTGAATACACTCCCAAGGAATTCCCTGCACGAATAAGTTCTGTTGTGCAGAACAGAGGTTCTATTCCGCTATTTTGGTCCCAGGAAGCTTCATGGCGGAATTTCAAGCCTGATATCATAT TGCTAAAGAAGGACCAAAATTATGAAGCTACCAGGCTTCATTTTGAGAATCTTGTGAACAGATATGGAAATCCAATAGTCATCTCGAACTTGATAAAG ACATGTGAGAGGAAGCCTCGGGAGGCTAAACTCCGTGTAGAATTTGCAGAAGCAATTAATCAGATAAACAATGATTTACCTGAGGCTGATCGCTTGAGATTCTTGCATTGGGATATTCAAAAGTATTGTCGGAA ACGAGGCACTAAGGTGCTGGAATTATTGGGCGAAGTGGCAGTTCATGCCTTGAATTTGACAGGCTTCTTTTATTGCCAACTGACACCAACTTTAAGCTTTCATGGGGGTACAATGTGTCCCATATTTGG GAAAGATGATGCTGGTGACTTTTCATGCAATAGTGAAGATGATAGCAGCAGGGAATCTAGAGGTAACCCTTCTACATCAGGTTACAGATCCCCTGAGGATGATGTTGGTATAGCTGAAAGTGAATCCCCAACAGATAAAACTGAAGATGGTGGTTGCTTTGTTGAACCACTTATGCTACAAAAAGGAGTTCTGCGCACTAATTGTATTGACTGTTTGGATCGCACAAATGTGGCACAGTATGCATATGGTTTGGTTGCTCTTGGATATCAGCTTCAAGCTTTGGGCATCTTAGACACACCAAAAATTGATCTTAAAGATCCTTTGGCTGAGAGTTTAATGATGCTTTATGAGCAAATGGGTGACACACTTGCGCTACAGTATGGTGGGTCTGCGGCTCACAACAAG ATATTCTCCGAGAGAAGAGGTCAATGGAAAGCAGCAACCCAATCTCAGGAGTTGTTCAGAATATTTCAAAGATACTTTACTAATACATATATGGACACTGAAAAACAGGATGCAATCAATTT GTTTCTGGGGCACTTCCAACCTCAACTTGGTAAACCTGAACTTTGGGAGCTCGATTCTGATCAGCATTACAATGTTGGGAGGCATGATCatgattttattgatgaaagAGCTAG gttAAACATTAAAAGGTCTCTATCAGATGGCAGCATGATATGTGAAAATGAAATTCCTATAAGTATGCATCAGACAGGTGAAACAGAAACTTTTGCTGATACTGCACCAAAACTTTCCAATTGTGATGACAGTTTATCATTTTCCAG GAATGATCCCATGATTCCTGTCAGGCAGTTCTTTGCAGAGAATATGTGTGGCGCATATTTAAACAAACAAGGGTCTGATGTATCAGACTGTTCAAATTTTCTGAACTTTGAATGGCTTTCATCTACTGGGAATTCTCGTGAGGATTTGTTTGAAAG GACATCATTAGGAGATGATATTGAACAAATACCTGAGGCTGAGGATGAACCTCACACTAAC GGAGAGGAAGCAGAAGGAGCTCAAATTTCTTGTGATGTTTCCAATCATAGCACTGACGTTGTCAACATATTTTCTGAGAGCTTTGTGCAGTGGGTAGCCGAAGGAGACAACTGTTTCACATTgatctga
- the LOC120261805 gene encoding protein STRUBBELIG-RECEPTOR FAMILY 6-like, translating into MGREWGIWFFLACIWLSNQSFINGDTNATDAAALNALYSSLNLPPQLTGWTQSGGDPCGQSWKGITCSGSSVTQINLSGLGLNGSMGYMISNLASLIELDLSNNNLGNGSQIPYNLPSTLHRLNLAGNQYTGNIPYSIALMLSLEHLDLAHNQLQGSLADVFQQLTNLSMMDLSFNNFSAELPQSFSSLSSLKSLYLQSNKFSGQIDVLADLPLQDLNVANNNFSGSIPDQLLKINNLQIGGNQFNVTFTPPPPSNKTPPGRRANPSQSSGRDSGSSSDSGGEKSSGIGIGGIVGIIVSVLVISFILVFLLIRRKKSEASSKGNRNPEQDQLFTPLPSYEVKEMKQIQTSSLVSTNVVQPTTPITLKPPPRQKSFDSDEFSTKAVVKNATPISIKATVYSVADLQIATESFSIDNLIGEGSSGRVYKAQFIDGKVLAVKKINSSALPNQSSEDFLEVVSNVSRLHHPNLTELVGYCSEHGQHLMVYEFHKNGSLHDFLHISDEYKKPLSWNARVKIALGSARALEYLHEVCSPSVVHKNFKSANILLDAELNPHLSDCGLATLIPDPEYQSVENSMSSGYKAPEVAMSGQYTLKSDVYSFGVVMLELITGRKPFDSSRPRSEQSLVRWATPQLHDIDALDKMVDPALKGLCPPKSLSRFADVIALCVQPEPEFRPPMSEVVQALLRLVQRANMSKRLSAGDDDQDLQEFTF; encoded by the exons atgGGAAGGGAATGGGGGATCTGGTTCTTCTTAGCTTGCATTTGGTTATCTAATCAGAGCTTTATCAATGGCGACACAAACGCAACTGATG CTGCTGCTCTCAATGCATTGTATAGCAGCCTGAATTTACCACCTCAGCTTACAGGGTGGACACAGAGTGGTGGTGACCCATGTGGCCAGTCATGGAAAGGAATTACTTGTTCTGGCTCATCAGTTACTCAAAT AAACTTATCTGGTTTGGGGCTTAATGGGAGTATGGGCTACATGATATCTAACTTGGCGTCCTTGATTGAACT TGACTTGAGCAACAATAATCTTGGTAATGGAAGTCAAATACCATATAATCTTCCCTCGACTCTCCATAGACT GAATCTTGCTGGGAACCAGTACACTGGCAATATTCCTTATTCCATTGCTCTGATGCTCTCTCTTGAACAtct AGATCTTGCTCACAATCAACTACAAGGTAGTTTGGCTGATGTGTTTCAGCAACTTACAAATCTCTCCATGAT GGACCTCTCCTTCAATAATTTTTCAGCTGAACTCCCACAGAGTTTTAGCTCCCTTTCAAGTTTGAAGTCCTT ATATTTGCAAAGCAACAAGTTCTCAGGCCAGATTGACGTTCTTGCTGATCTGCCACTACAAGATTT AAATGTTGCAAATAACAACTTCAGCGGATCGATTCCTGACCAGTTGctgaaaataaataatcttcA GATTGGGGGTAATCAATTTAACGTCACATtcacaccaccaccaccatcaaaTAAAACTCCACCTGGCCGACGAGCAAACCCTAGCCAGAGCTCAGGGCGCGATAGTGGTTCATCTAGTGATAGTGGAGGTGAAAAGAGTTCTGGTATAGGTATTGGAGGCATAGTTGGAATTATTGTATCAGTTCTAGTCATAAGTTTCATTCTCGTGTTCTTGCTGATAAGGAGAAAAAAAAGTGAAGCTTCCTCTAAAGGAAATCGAAATCCCGAGCAAGACCAGCTTTTCACACCCCTTCCTTCTTATGAAGTTAAAG AGATGAAGCAGATCCAAACATCTTCTCTGGTTAGCACAAATGTGGTGCAACCAACTACCCCTATTACCCTAAAGCCTCCGCCAAGGCAAAAATCATTCGATTCTGATGAATTTTCAACAAAGGCTGTTGTGAAAAATGCTACTCCAATTTCCATAAAGGCAACTGTCTATTCTGTTGCTGACCTCCAGATAGCTACAGAAAGCTTCAGTATAGACAATCTCATAGGTGAGGGGTCTAGTGGGCGTGTTTATAAAGCTCAGTTTATTGATGGAAAG GTTCTGGCtgtgaagaaaataaattcttCGGCCTTGCCCAACCAATCTTCTGAGGATTTCTTGGAGGTGGTTTCAAATGTCTCACGGTTGCATCATCCTAATTTGACGGAGCTTGTGGGCTACTGTTCTGAGCATGGGCAGCACTTGATGGTTTATGAGTTTCACAAGAATGGATCACTTCATGATTTCCTTCACATCTCTGATGAATACAAGAAGCCATTGTCTTGgaatgcccgtgtgaaaattgcACTAGGGAGTGCACGGGCATTAGA GTACTTGCATGAAGTTTGCTCACCATCAGTTGTCCACAAAAATTTCAAGTCGGCCAATATTTTACTTGATGCAGAGCTTAACCCTCATCTTTCAGATTGTGGGCTAGCAACGCTAATTCCCGATCCAGAATATCAG TCGGTGGAAAATTCTATGAGCTCTGGATATAAAGCCCCTGAGGTTGCAATGTCGGGGCAGTATACTCTGAAGAGTGATGTCTACAGTTTCGGTGTGGTCATGCTAGAACTCATCACCGGGCGGAAACCTTTTGACAG CTCAAGACCGAGGTCAGAGCAGTCTCTAGTTCGGTGGGCGACTCCCCAGCTCCATGACATTGATGCATTGGATAAGATGGTTGATCCTGCACTTAAGGGACTATGCCCTCCGAAATCACTCTCAAGATTCGCTGATGTGATTGCACTGTGTGTTCAG CCTGAGCCAGAATTTCGGCCACCGATGTCAGAGGTTGTCCAGGCATTACTTCGTCTGGTTCAGAGGGCCAACATGAGCAAGAGGTTGTCAGCTGGAGATGATGACCAAGATTTGCAAGAGTTTACATTCTAG
- the LOC120261216 gene encoding phosphoinositide phosphatase SAC2-like isoform X2, protein MAAGGGPDARIAGAGVEGFYLDKFKLYQTQSKFYIFGREKSKLLWKVLKIDRLEPFELNIHEDLTTYSESQCRDLLQRLHEGNRSTGGLVFVTGFYGIIGFVKFLGPYYMLLITERRKLGSICGHEVYAVAKSEMIPLSNYTVWSNMVNSKVENRYKKLLGTVDLTKDFFFSYSYNIMHSLQRNVCDYQTGPALYETMFVWNEFLTRRIRNHLKNTLWTVALVFGFFHQAVLSASGKDCELTLIARRSRHFAGTRYLKRGVNEKGRVANDVETEQVVSEYTPKEFPARISSVVQNRGSIPLFWSQEASWRNFKPDIILLKKDQNYEATRLHFENLVNRYGNPIVISNLIKTCERKPREAKLRVEFAEAINQINNDLPEADRLRFLHWDIQKYCRKRGTKVLELLGEVAVHALNLTGFFYCQLTPTLSFHGGTMCPIFGKDDAGDFSCNSEDDSSRESRDKTEDGGCFVEPLMLQKGVLRTNCIDCLDRTNVAQYAYGLVALGYQLQALGILDTPKIDLKDPLAESLMMLYEQMGDTLALQYGGSAAHNKIFSERRGQWKAATQSQELFRIFQRYFTNTYMDTEKQDAINLFLGHFQPQLGKPELWELDSDQHYNVGRHDHDFIDERARLNIKRSLSDGSMICENEIPISMHQTGETETFADTAPKLSNCDDSLSFSRNDPMIPVRQFFAENMCGAYLNKQGSDVSDCSNFLNFEWLSSTGNSREDLFERTSLGDDIEQIPEAEDEPHTNGEEAEGAQISCDVSNHSTDVVNIFSESFVQWVAEGDNCFTLI, encoded by the exons ATGGCGGCAGGCGGCGGTCCGGACGCTCGGATCGCCGGTGCCGGTGTTGAAGGGTTTTATCTTGATAAGTTTAAGCTCTATCAGACCCAATCG AAGTTTTACATATTTGGAAGAGAAAAGAGTAAATTACTTTGGAAAGTGCTAAAGATTGATAGGCTGGAACCTTTCGAATTGAACATTCATGAAGACCTCACCACATACTCGGAAAGTCAATGCCGTGATTTGCTGCAGCGATTACATGAAGGGAACAGGTCAACTGGGGGTCTAGTGTTTGTCACCGGTTTTTATGGAATCATCG GGTTTGTCAAGTTTCTTGGGCCTTATTATATGTTACTTATTACTGAAAGAAGGAAACTTGGTAGTATATGTGGCCATGAAGTATACGCCGTTGCAAAGAGCGAAATGATTCCGCTGTCCAACTATACTGTGTGGTCCAATATGGTTAATTCTAAAGTCGAGAACAG ATACAAGAAGCTCCTAGGCACAGTGGACCTTACAAAGGACTTCTTTTTCAGCTATTCATACAATATTATGCATAGCCTGCAGAGAAATGTATGTGATTATCAGACAGGACCAGCCCTTTATGAGACCATGTTTGTCTGGAATGAGTTCTTGACTCGCAGAATTCGAAATCATCTCAAGAATACTCTGTGGACCGTAGCACTAGTTTTTGGATTTTTCCACCAG GCTGTACTTTCAGCATCTGGGAAGGACTGTGAGCTGACACTCATTGCCAGGCGATCGCGCCATTTTGCTGGCACCAG GTACTTAAAGCGTGGTGTTAATGAAAAGGGTAGAGTAGCCAATGATGTCGAGACTGAGCAAGTCGTGTCTGAATACACTCCCAAGGAATTCCCTGCACGAATAAGTTCTGTTGTGCAGAACAGAGGTTCTATTCCGCTATTTTGGTCCCAGGAAGCTTCATGGCGGAATTTCAAGCCTGATATCATAT TGCTAAAGAAGGACCAAAATTATGAAGCTACCAGGCTTCATTTTGAGAATCTTGTGAACAGATATGGAAATCCAATAGTCATCTCGAACTTGATAAAG ACATGTGAGAGGAAGCCTCGGGAGGCTAAACTCCGTGTAGAATTTGCAGAAGCAATTAATCAGATAAACAATGATTTACCTGAGGCTGATCGCTTGAGATTCTTGCATTGGGATATTCAAAAGTATTGTCGGAA ACGAGGCACTAAGGTGCTGGAATTATTGGGCGAAGTGGCAGTTCATGCCTTGAATTTGACAGGCTTCTTTTATTGCCAACTGACACCAACTTTAAGCTTTCATGGGGGTACAATGTGTCCCATATTTGG GAAAGATGATGCTGGTGACTTTTCATGCAATAGTGAAGATGATAGCAGCAGGGAATCTAGAG ATAAAACTGAAGATGGTGGTTGCTTTGTTGAACCACTTATGCTACAAAAAGGAGTTCTGCGCACTAATTGTATTGACTGTTTGGATCGCACAAATGTGGCACAGTATGCATATGGTTTGGTTGCTCTTGGATATCAGCTTCAAGCTTTGGGCATCTTAGACACACCAAAAATTGATCTTAAAGATCCTTTGGCTGAGAGTTTAATGATGCTTTATGAGCAAATGGGTGACACACTTGCGCTACAGTATGGTGGGTCTGCGGCTCACAACAAG ATATTCTCCGAGAGAAGAGGTCAATGGAAAGCAGCAACCCAATCTCAGGAGTTGTTCAGAATATTTCAAAGATACTTTACTAATACATATATGGACACTGAAAAACAGGATGCAATCAATTT GTTTCTGGGGCACTTCCAACCTCAACTTGGTAAACCTGAACTTTGGGAGCTCGATTCTGATCAGCATTACAATGTTGGGAGGCATGATCatgattttattgatgaaagAGCTAG gttAAACATTAAAAGGTCTCTATCAGATGGCAGCATGATATGTGAAAATGAAATTCCTATAAGTATGCATCAGACAGGTGAAACAGAAACTTTTGCTGATACTGCACCAAAACTTTCCAATTGTGATGACAGTTTATCATTTTCCAG GAATGATCCCATGATTCCTGTCAGGCAGTTCTTTGCAGAGAATATGTGTGGCGCATATTTAAACAAACAAGGGTCTGATGTATCAGACTGTTCAAATTTTCTGAACTTTGAATGGCTTTCATCTACTGGGAATTCTCGTGAGGATTTGTTTGAAAG GACATCATTAGGAGATGATATTGAACAAATACCTGAGGCTGAGGATGAACCTCACACTAAC GGAGAGGAAGCAGAAGGAGCTCAAATTTCTTGTGATGTTTCCAATCATAGCACTGACGTTGTCAACATATTTTCTGAGAGCTTTGTGCAGTGGGTAGCCGAAGGAGACAACTGTTTCACATTgatctga
- the LOC120261806 gene encoding 26S proteasome regulatory subunit 7A produces the protein MAPEPEELNEKNPRPLDEDDIALLKTYGLGPYSGSIKKVEKEIKEMAKKVNDLCGIKESDTGLAAPSQWDLVSDKQMMQEEQPLQVARCTKIINPNTDDAKYIINVKQIAKFVVGLGDKVSPTDIEEGMRVGVDRNKYQIQIPLPPKIDPSVTMMTVEEKPDVTYNDVGGCKEQIEKMREVVELPMLHPEKFVKLGIDPPKGVLCYGPPGTGKTLLARAVANRTDACFIRVIGSELVQKYVGEGARMVRELFQMARSKKACIVFFDEVDAIGGARFDDGVGGDNEVQRTMLEIVNQLDGFDARGNIKVLMATNRPDTLDPALLRPGRLDRKIEFGLPDLESRTQIFKIHTRTMNCERDIRFELLARLCPNSTGADIRSVCTEAGMFAIRARRKTVTEKDFLDAVNKVIKGYQKFSATPKYMVYN, from the exons ATGGCACCGGAGCCGGAGGAGTTGAACGAGAAGAACCCTCGTCCTCTCGATGAGGACGACATCGCGCTTCTCAAGACCTAC GGCTTAGGACCTTACTCTGGAAGCATCAAGAAAGTggagaaggaaatcaaagaaatGGCCAAGAAGGTCAATGATTTATGCG GAATTAAGGAGTCTGATACTGGTTTAGCTGCACCAAGCCAATGGGACCTGGTTTCAGACAAACAAATGATGCAGGAAGAACAACCACTTCAG GTTGCAAGgtgtacaaaaataataaatccaaataCAGATGAtgctaaatatataataaacgTCAAGCAAATTGCTAAG TTTGTTGTTGGGTTGGGCGACAAAGTTTCTCCAACTGATATAGAAGAAGGAATGCGTGTTGG AGTGGATAGGaacaaatatcaaatacaaATTCCTTTGCCACCAAAAATTGATCCGAGTGTTACGATGATGACTGTTGAAGAAAAGCCTGATGTCACCTACAATGATGTTGGCGGTTGCAAAGAACAAATCGAGAAGATGAGAGAG GTTGTAGAGCTTCCTATGCTTCATCCTGAGAAATTTGTGAAACTAGGTATTGATCCTCCTAAAGGGGTCCTGTGTTATGGCCCCCCTGGAACTGGCAAAACATTACTGGCAAGAGCTGTGGCAAACAGAACAGATGCCTGCTTTATCCGGGTTATTGGAAGTGAGCTTGTTCAAAAATATGTTGGAGAAGGCGCTCGGATGGTTCGCGAACTGTTTCAG ATGGCACGCTCAAAAAAGGCTTGCATTGTTTTTTTCGATGAAGTTGATGCTATTGGTGGCGCCCGTTTTGATGATGGTGTTGGTGGTGACAATGAAGTCCAGCGCACCATGCTTGAAATTGTGAATcaacttgatggttttgatgctAGAGGAAATATTAAAGTTCTAATGGCAACTAATAG ACCTGATACTTTGGACCCAGCGCTTCTTCGCCCTGGACGTTTGGATCGCAAAATTGAGTTTGGGCTACCTGATTTGGAGAGCCGAACACAGATATTCAAAATCCACACGAGAACAATGAACTGTGAAAGAGATATTCGATTTGAGCTTCTTGCTCGTCTCTGCCCCAACTCAACTG GAGCGGACATCAGAAGTGTATGCACTGAAGCTGGCATGTTTGCTATCCGGGCACGCAGGAAGACAGTTACAGAGAAAGACTTCCTTGATGCCGTAAATAAGGTCATCAAGGGTTACCAGAAGTTTAGTGCAACACCGAAGTATATGGTTTACAACTAG